The Natrinema versiforme genome segment CCTGATCGCCGACTGTCTCGATGGTCACATCACGTACTTCGCCTTCCTCAACGGGGGGTTCGGAGGGAGAATGGCTCGCAGTCTCATGAGTAGGTGCTCTCTGTGACTCCTGTTGTACTGACGACTCCGTCGAGACTGGAGATTGCAGAATCGCTACGCGATACGTTTCGTCAGCTGACAACGCTTCACGATCTACTTCCCTCGAGGGAACTTCCACTATGTACGTCCCATCCTGCTCTTTAATTGGAGCACTGAACAGAGAGCGAAGGGAGTTGGGAATTTCGACCATTGAGTGTCTAGTGCTCAGTACCCACGAGGCAAGTAATTTAAACACTATGTGTTAGCACAAGCTCTCGAAGAGCCGCCTTATCGAGAGGGGTAATATTGTGCTGAGTGCCATCATCGGTGTAGAAGATAGACGCAGTGACCGACCGATCGGGATATTGGTCGGCGACGACATGGTAGTAGATACTGAGCTGTTTCCGGTATTCATCTTCTGCGTGCGTTGTGAGATCGGTTTTGTAGTCAATGATCTCAACACGGTCAGCTGTCACGTGGAGCAAATCGATGATGCCGCCGATCGTTACCTTCTCGCCGTCGACGGTAAGTGGAAGAAACGCATCGATCTCGGCTCTCGCCTCACCATCGAGTGAGTCGAGTAACGCCTTCACGTGCTCCTTGTCAGGGTTATCGCCGGTTTCGACTGCCTCACCGAGGACATACCGTTCCGCAAACTCGTGGACGTCTGACCCGAACTCCATTCCCCGGCCGCCGGTATTCCCTTCGAAGACGGCGTCATCGATGAAGGTGTGCGGTGAGTAGCTCGCCGGGCCATCAGGCTCGGGAATGTCGACCGAATACGGTGAATACTCGCCGTCTTCCGGATTGAACGCAGATAAATCGGGATCGACTTCTTCGACAGCAACGGGGAGTGCATCGAGGAACGAATTCGGGTCAGCGCCACCGGTCAAAACGAGGTGACTCTCAGCACGCGTAACAGCCACATAGAGGAGACGACGTTCCTCATCGTAGTTCTGAGGGAGACAGCGATTGAGAACGTCTGTCTTCCAGCTGTCGTAGACATGGGGGACATCGTGTGCCTCCTCTGAGTACACCTTCTGCTGTCGGAGACCAATCGGGTCGGTATACGCGATATCGC includes the following:
- a CDS encoding TRAM domain-containing protein → MVEIPNSLRSLFSAPIKEQDGTYIVEVPSREVDREALSADETYRVAILQSPVSTESSVQQESQRAPTHETASHSPSEPPVEEGEVRDVTIETVGDQGDGIAKVERGYVVIVPEAQPGDEPTIEIEQVQENVAFASIADSDPRTV